One segment of Bacteroidota bacterium DNA contains the following:
- a CDS encoding DUF885 domain-containing protein: protein MSNEVFRAARLVVDVGIHYKKWTRTQAFEYFLKNTPNPEGDCRKEIDRYIVWPGQATGYKIGMLRILELRAMAQRELGPKFDLREFHDVILTNGPLPLNILGEQVRV from the coding sequence TTGTCCAACGAGGTCTTCCGCGCTGCTCGGCTCGTAGTAGATGTCGGCATTCACTACAAGAAATGGACGCGCACACAAGCGTTTGAGTACTTTTTGAAAAACACGCCGAATCCCGAAGGCGATTGCCGCAAGGAGATCGACCGGTACATCGTTTGGCCCGGACAGGCGACCGGCTACAAGATCGGCATGCTTCGTATCCTCGAATTACGCGCAATGGCACAGCGCGAACTCGGCCCGAAATTCGACCTCCGCGAGTTCCACGACGTCATTCTCACCAACGGACCGCTTCCGCTGAATATTCTGGGTGAGCAGGTGAGGGTTTGA
- a CDS encoding DUF885 domain-containing protein has protein sequence MNLRAGSWRVEKTVEFDKLDDQARLSYRLFEHDAQELFDAFPWRYHNYPVNQMDGVQSGIPAFLINMHRIDAVGDAEAYVQRLKGIGPLMDQVLDGLRVRDSLGIIPPRFVYPMVMNDCRNVISGYPFSGSGKCPLYEDFSKKLSALKGIDGSKIARLQGEASRALVEVVKPAYERLMVYLKEQEKRAKEDDGAWKFPKGNEFYRYALEKTTTTNMTPEQVFDTGLREVKRIHDEMRKIMELVKWRDHNISAFFSYLQDDPKFYFPDTREGKENYRLLKRPGTYYINLYNMKDQPIYQAEALAYHEGIPGHHMQIAIAQELKGVPKFRRHGGNVAYVEGWALYSELVPKEIGFAKTRTRFRAFVQRGLPRCSARSRCRHSLQEMDAHTSV, from the coding sequence ATGAACTTGCGCGCCGGCAGTTGGAGAGTTGAGAAGACGGTTGAATTCGACAAGCTGGACGATCAGGCGCGACTCAGTTACCGCTTGTTCGAACACGACGCGCAGGAACTGTTCGACGCGTTTCCGTGGCGCTATCACAATTATCCGGTGAACCAGATGGACGGCGTTCAATCGGGTATTCCGGCATTCCTGATCAACATGCACCGGATCGATGCCGTCGGGGACGCGGAAGCATATGTGCAACGGTTGAAGGGAATCGGACCGTTGATGGACCAGGTCCTGGATGGATTACGGGTACGCGACAGCCTTGGGATCATTCCCCCGCGCTTTGTCTACCCGATGGTCATGAACGACTGCCGAAACGTGATCAGCGGATATCCGTTCAGCGGCAGCGGTAAATGTCCGTTGTATGAGGACTTCTCGAAAAAGCTGTCAGCGCTGAAAGGTATCGACGGTTCGAAGATCGCCCGATTGCAGGGTGAAGCTTCCCGTGCATTGGTGGAAGTCGTGAAGCCGGCGTATGAACGACTCATGGTATATCTGAAGGAACAGGAGAAGCGCGCTAAAGAGGACGACGGCGCGTGGAAGTTCCCGAAGGGGAATGAGTTCTATCGTTATGCGCTTGAGAAGACCACGACTACGAACATGACCCCGGAGCAGGTATTCGATACGGGCCTCCGGGAAGTGAAGCGCATTCACGACGAGATGCGCAAGATCATGGAACTGGTGAAATGGCGCGACCACAATATCAGCGCTTTCTTTTCCTACCTGCAGGATGATCCCAAGTTCTATTTTCCCGACACGCGGGAGGGAAAAGAAAATTACCGCTTGTTGAAACGTCCTGGCACCTACTACATCAACCTGTACAACATGAAGGACCAGCCGATCTACCAGGCGGAGGCGTTGGCGTATCATGAAGGCATACCGGGTCACCATATGCAGATCGCCATCGCGCAAGAATTGAAAGGTGTTCCGAAGTTCCGCCGCCACGGCGGCAATGTCGCGTACGTGGAAGGTTGGGCGCTGTACTCGGAGTTGGTGCCGAAGGAGATCGGTTTCGCAAAGACCCGTACTCGATTTCGGGCGTTTGTCCAACGAGGTCTTCCGCGCTGCTCGGCTCGTAGTAGATGTCGGCATTCACTACAAGAAATGGACGCGCACACAAGCGTTTGA
- a CDS encoding DUF4920 domain-containing protein, whose translation MKRIITLLLLVVTTLAVSAQKQSEPKSFGEKITADNAMEASKLPELLKGKENVQAKITGTVNEVCQKKGCWAKMDVGNGETMMIRFKDYGFFLPKDCAGKKLVLNGVATYEVTTVEELRHYAQDAGKSKEEIEKITEEEKSLSFEADGVLLYE comes from the coding sequence ATGAAACGAATCATCACCCTGCTCCTGCTGGTCGTCACGACTTTGGCGGTCAGCGCACAGAAACAATCCGAACCGAAGTCGTTCGGCGAAAAGATCACGGCCGACAATGCCATGGAGGCATCCAAGCTGCCGGAGCTCCTGAAAGGGAAAGAAAACGTCCAGGCGAAAATCACCGGAACGGTCAACGAAGTCTGCCAGAAGAAAGGCTGCTGGGCGAAGATGGACGTCGGCAATGGCGAGACGATGATGATCCGTTTCAAAGACTACGGCTTCTTCCTGCCGAAGGATTGCGCGGGCAAGAAACTGGTGTTGAACGGCGTCGCTACCTACGAGGTCACGACGGTGGAAGAACTTCGCCACTATGCCCAGGACGCGGGTAAGTCGAAGGAAGAAATCGAAAAGATCACGGAAGAAGAGAAATCACTTTCGTTCGAAGCCGACGGCGTATTGCTCTATGAATAA